The segment TCCAGgccaaaaaataacatttttagcTCTTCTAAGACATGTATTTAATCCTAAGTGACCCTCatgaataatttttaacatCATTTTCTGTAATGCTACTGGTATCACAATTAGattatttcttaaaattatttcGTCGACTAGAGACAATTCATTGCGAAAATTCCAAAAAGATTTTACTAAATCATTTAGTTTGTTTTTAGAATTTGGCCAACCATTATGAATATAGCCTTTTACGCAAGACAGTGTGGCATCCTCATTAGTTTTCATGGCAATGAGTTGTCGTTTTTCATTTGAAATGGGCAACGAATCTATCATGACCTCAACATGACAAACAATTTCTTTGCTAAACTCTTCATCAAATTGCTTTGTTTCATCATTTTTATCAACTATGAAAGAGCGACTGAGAAAATCTGATATATACATTTGTTTTCCAGGCACATACTTAACAGTAATGTCATATCCTTGTATCTTAAGCATCATTCTTTGTAGTCTGACAGGAACTAAAGATAAGggttttttaaataagatttCTAATGCCGAATGATCACTTTCAACCAGGACATGTTTTCCTAAAATGTACTTATGGAACTTAATGCATCCAAACACAATAGCAAACATCTCGCGTTCAACCTGGGCATAACCTTTTTGACATTCAGTTAGTGCCTTAGAAGCATATGCAACAGGCTGTCTGTCTTGTAAAAGGCAGGCGCCTACCCCTTCCGAGCTGCAATCTACCGATACGACTATATCTTTATtgctattaaataatttaagtgtGGGAGCGTTTGTTAATGCCTCCTTAAGTTTATTAAAAGCATTTTCATGACAAGGATGCCATTTAAATAATATGTCTTTTTTAAGAAGCTCGCGCAACGGGCTTGTAATAGTCGAGTAATTGTTGATAAATTTTGACAGGTAATTTGTCATTCCCAAAAAACGTTCAAGTTCTTTCTTGTCACGAATGCATTTTAATTCAGAAATGGCCAAAACTTTTATTGGATCAGGTTTAACCCCTTGGTCACTTACAATCATACCTAGAAATGAAATTTTTTTACGCAGAACTTGGGACTTCTCCCTATTGAATTTGACATTACATTCTTGAGCTCTTTTCAGTACATTTAATAACACTTTATTATGCTCTTCCACAGTGCTAgcataaattattaaatcatcAACATAAAATTGTACATTATCAATATCACTAAATGTTTCCTCCATGCGTTCCTGAAATGCTTCTGTTGACACGGAAAGTCCAAATGGCAATCGTTTATAGGAATAATTACCAAATGGAGTAGAGAATGTACATAACTTTGAACTTTCTGAGTCAAGCTGTACTGTCCAAAACCCACTGCTACAATCAAGTTTAGAGAAATATTTAGAGCCTGATAACTTATCTAGTATGTCATCAACTGTTGGCAATTGCTTGTGTTTTCTTATAATGAACTTATTCAAGTATCGAGGATCAATACATATGCGAATTTTATTATTCTTCTTTTTAGTCACAACGGTAGAGTTGACCCACTCCATCGGATCCTCATTTTTAGTGATTATTTGCTGTCTTACCATATTGTCCAACTCTTCCTTAAGGCTTTGTCTTAGTGCTATAGGGACCCGACGAGGTGGATCGGCTCTGGGAATTGCATTTTCCTGTAATACAATTTTATAGGGTTTTTTAA is part of the Cydia pomonella isolate Wapato2018A chromosome 18, ilCydPomo1, whole genome shotgun sequence genome and harbors:
- the LOC133527485 gene encoding uncharacterized protein K02A2.6-like isoform X1: MVRQQIITKNEDPMEWVNSTVVTKKKNNKIRICIDPRYLNKFIIRKHKQLPTVDDILDKLSGSKYFSKLDCSSGFWTVQLDSESSKLCTFSTPFGNYSYKRLPFGLSVSTEAFQERMEETFSDIDNVQFYVDDLIIYASTVEEHNKVLLNVLKRAQECNVKFNREKSQVLRKKISFLGMIVSDQGVKPDPIKVLAISELKCIRDKKELERFLGMTNYLSKFINNYSTITSPLRELLKKDILFKWHPCHENAFNKLKEALTNAPTLKLFNSNKDIVVSVDCSSEGVGACLLQDRQPVAYASKALTECQKGYAQVEREMFAIVFGCIKFHKYILGKHVLVESDHSALEILFKKPLSLVPVRLQRMMLKIQGYDITVKYVPGKQMYISDFLSRSFIVDKNDETKQFDEEFSKEIVCHVEVMIDSLPISNEKRQLIAMKTNEDATLSCVKGYIHNGWPNSKNKLNDLVKSFWNFRNELSLVDEIILRNNLIVIPVALQKMMLKIIHEGHLGLNTCLRRAKNVIFWPGLTSQIKELCNNCQICALFRKNNTKEPIHFHDVPKLPWLKLGTDLFEFNKQYYLVVVDYYSKFFEVVRINDLSSRTIINHIKSMIARHGCPLQIVSDNGPQYSCKEFKEFADTYGFKHITSSPDYPKSNGLAESSVRIVKSLLKKCKEDNTDPYIALLNFRNSPKENSPSPANLLFNRNLNDRCPVSTNYLKPKIYTRNFYLDKELQDKVGYHYNKTARPLKELKIGQSIMFKKKISDDRWQKGIVVNKTNFPRSFIVEDEQGRRYRRNRQHLRSINNYQSTNSNVNPNSYVINYDSDDSECDSSYKVEETDDREIIDTSQSNNGINDTPAPNLDLYKTRSGRIVKPPSRLIES